A single window of Aspergillus puulaauensis MK2 DNA, chromosome 5, nearly complete sequence DNA harbors:
- a CDS encoding DUF504 domain-containing protein (COG:S;~EggNog:ENOG410Q24J;~InterPro:IPR040459;~PFAM:PF04457): MADDKQTLEAESVPNVEKEDSPERSPTPPADKTSPPASPTSKGSQSGENRLRPASDILNRLIWDENYDSTDFVIGYEDRFEGRLEASVNSWKRELTDEEFIPQHRILYIKRKSDSEIVWDRRRRIDQIFKSGNSAFDYLAFLC; encoded by the exons ATGGCGGACGACAAACAAACACTTGAAGCCGAATCGGTCCCTAACGTTGAAAAAGAAGACTCGCCGGAGAGGAGTCCAACACCTCCAGCTGACAAAACTTCCCCACCGGCATCACCAACTTCGAAGGGCTCGCAGTCAGGGGAGAACAGACTCCGACCAGCCTCCG ATATACTCAACCGCCTCATCTGGGATGAAAACTACGATAGCACAGACTTTGTTATCGGGTACGAGGATCGATTTGAAGGACGCTTGGAAGCCAGTGTCAACTCGTGGAAAAGAGAGTTGACGGACGAGGAATTCATCCCTCAACACCGCATCTTGTACATCAAGCGGAAGTCGGACTCTGAGATTGTGTGGGATAGACGTCGGAGGATTGATCAAATCTTCAAGAGCGGGAATTCTGCCTTTGATTATCTTGCTTTTCTCTGTTGA
- a CDS encoding MIF domain protein (COG:S;~EggNog:ENOG410PQBI;~InterPro:IPR001398,IPR014347;~PFAM:PF01187) — protein sequence MPQKRHRIDFTLLRRRQNISSTSSSDLSPTVPVLESPITFHAIASQSVSEATLKQSKLNRAPVKPSMFFEDGEEDDDGSVPNLTSVDHKDVISPRAAHRSSDEDRLLAQPKSQFFENSFSSRSPWSSPSARINQDSFVVIEIKLNIGVKDEGSVVSRITTRMAQIYQRSESFMIVTIQQIPTLRFGSSGLPSYSMKLYALPYLIAPITNLRSTILIQAALDDILHISPSRGIILYIPIPEENMATNSTTMMGEIARLERDTQGREPGIFKSLSRSLSRRKKSSSVVSAPLSVATTSSWAAASDVQEPKPVTASESEGANASGEECNSRPGKSGRTLRLFVSRRSPERSRSGDDE from the exons ATGCCTCAGAAACGCCATCGGATCGATTTCACACTTCTCAGACGGCGCCAGAACATCTCGTCGACCTCGTCGTCTGATCTGTCTCCCACTGTCCCTGTCCTCGAGTCGCCAATTACCTTTCACGCGATCGCGTCACAAAGTGTCTCCGAAGCAACACTCAAGCAGAGCAAACTAAACCGAGCCCCAGTTAAACCGTCCATGTTCTTTGAAGatggggaagaggacgacgatggatCAGTTCCAAATCTCACGTCCGTTGACCACAAGGACGTAATATCACCACGTGCAGCACATAGGAGCAGTGACGAGGACAGGCTGTTGGCTCAACCAAAGAGTCAATTCTTCGAGAATTCATTCAGCTCCCGTAGCCCTTGGTCGTCGCCGAGCGCTCGCATAAACCAAGATTCCTTCGTCGTGATCGAAATTAAGTTGAATATAGGT GTCAAAGACGAGGGCTCCGTTGTCTCGAGGATCACCACTAGAATGGCACAGATTTACCAGAGATCTGAGTCTTTTATGATAGTCACCATCCAGCAAATTCCAACCCTGCGGTTCGGTAGTTCAGGGCTACCGTCATACTCAATGAAGCTCTATGCCCTGCCTTATCTCATTGCACCCATCACAAACCTTCGCAGCACGATACTCATTCAAGCGGCACTCGATGACATTCTACATATCTCGCCATCACGAGGAATCATTCTTTATATCCCAATTCCGGAGGAGAATATGGCAACGAATAGCACAACGATGATGGGTGAAATTGCTCGCCTAGAGCGCGATACTCAAGGCCGGGAGCCTGGAATTTTCAAGTCTCTCTCTCGATCCCTGAGTaggaggaagaaatccaGTAGCGTCGTGAGCGCACCTTTATCTGTTGCCACAACATCTTCATGGGCTGCCGCAAGCGATGTACAAGAGCCAAAACCAGTTACAGCTTCAGAGTCCGAGGGTGCCAATGCCTCTGGCGAAGAATGTAATTCGAGGCCTGGAAAGTCTGGAAGGACATTGCGGCTCTTTGTTTCCCGTCGAAGTCCGGAGCGCTCGCGCTCAGGTGATGATGAATAG
- the POA1 gene encoding ADP-ribose 1''-phosphate phosphatase (COG:S;~EggNog:ENOG410PNTE;~InterPro:IPR002589,IPR043472;~PFAM:PF01661): MEMNIASSKIVELEGDLFDAPDGAALIHACNCVGSWGGGIALAFRKKYPAAFEVYKSHCRTYSKNPKYLDTSEAAVSFGPITRNVPLPEGSALIIPPQRKDYESHRGKKHWIICLFTSRGYGRQVSGIDVILQNTELALVDLKEQLNLLQSRESGPEYTGILELRACRFNSGLFGVDWGYTRELLDKSGLEVTVVRPPGE; the protein is encoded by the exons ATGGAGATGAATatcgccagcagcaagataGTAGAGCTGGAGGGTGACCTCTTTGACGCCCCTGACGGGGCCGCCTTGATCC ATGCCTGCAATTGCGTTGGATCCTGGGGCGGGGGCATCGCCTTGGCTTTTCGAAAGAAG TACCCTGCGGCGTTTGAAGTATATAAGTCACACTGTCGCACTTACAGCAAGAACCCAAAGTACCTCGATACCTCCGAAGCTGCTGTTAGCTTCGGCCCGATAACCCGCAATGTCCCGCTACCAGAGGGCTCTGCCTTGATAATCCCACCCCAGAGGAAGGATTACGAAAGTCACCGGGGAAAGAAACACTGGATAATATGCTTATTCACGTCGCGAGGGTATGGACGCCAAGTGAGCGGCATTGATGTGATTCTGCAGAACACCGAGCTGGCTCTTGTAGATCTCAAGGAACAACTCAATCTACTGCAGTCCAGGGAGTCTGGGCCGGAGTATACGGGAATCCTGGAGCTTCGCGCGTGTCGATTCAACTCTGGGTTGTTTGGTGTGGACTGGGGTTATACGAGGGAGTTATTGGATAAATCGGGACTCGAGGTTACTGTTGTTCGTCCGCCTGGCGAGTGA